The nucleotide sequence atttattataatagaaaAACTTCCATTATATAGTATTTCTGTGGGTGTGACCTGTGAAACAAAAGCATGGCGTAATTGTTTTCAATTCCAATTCACAAGAACTCATCGAAACTCCATAAATCTGCATTCCATTTCCATCTCTGTAATATTTCCTCCATTGCTGTCTCCGCTGCTTCTCCGGCGTGCAAAAAACCCACCTTCTTCCCTGTTCCCTGCAGCACCAGAAGAGCTCCTCGATTCAGGGTCAGTGCCTCCGCCGCCACGGTGGGCTCTTCGGATCCGGTCACCTTGTACGACCTGCTCTCGGTGTCACACACCGCTGGGGCGCAAGAGATCCGCGCGGCGTACCGGCGGCTGGCCCTGCGGTGGCACCCCGACGCGTGCCGATCCGCCGGAGAGGAGCGCCGCTATGCGGAGCGCTTCATGGAGGCGGGGGAGGCCTTCGAGGTTCTGTCCGACCCCTCCCGTCGCCGCGACTACGACCTCGCCCTCTCCGGCGACTGCTGGGCCGCGGCCTTCGCGGCCGCCCCGGCCTTCCGCGAGGGCCGAGCTCGGCGGCGCGAGGGCGGAGCCACGGCGTTCGGAAACTGGGACGCGCAGCTGGACGGGCTCCGGCGACGGTCGGCCGCGGCGGAGGCCGGCGGAGAGGAGACGTGGGGCGGACGAGTGAGGAGGGCGGCCGGCGGCGCAGCAAAGGCGGCGGTTTAGTGGAATGAGCTCCTGGCGGCGGTTGCCGACGGCTACGATCGAGTGATTCCGAAAACGATTTCTCCTACGAACCTTGATATTTTTCATTTCCCGCCTTGTATACATGGTTTTGTCACCAAACAAGACTAATTGAGCCCTAACTTTGTCgaagtttgaaatttaggttGATCATTATTTGGTCGATTTTCACAAACTACatattggaaaatgaaaaaaggaaattactttaaaaaaaaccTATTTTAATTTtgtctccaaaaaaaaaaaatatttgcacacatcattttttaaaatagtcATGTATCTTATTtacttagaataattttaaaaaatagatactATATTCTGATCAATAGAAATTAGTTTgacatttttatattattattaaatcAAATGCAAATTTTTGTGCTTGATCTTGATGGATGATTATTAGTCCCTAATTATATATTTgacattaaattttaaataaaatttatttgatgTGGTGATAAGGAGAGATCCACCTTGGAAAAGACTTTCAccacgatggaggtcaaagtcaagacagtcAATGCCCCCTATCACAGGCCGGGCGGGCGAGTGGTTGACCCGGCCAAGATGTGAAAAGTCCGATCTGACATCATCACTAGCTCAGCCACCAATTAAGCTAAGACGCTCGAGATAGGAGTGAACGCAAGTGTCTGCAGAAGCAGGCCGAGCGGTTACCCCGCTCGGCCTCACGTCAATGACCAAATCAGCAGAGTGGCGCCATGGTCGAGGGAACCACAGGCGGACAACGCTACTGCAGGCTACCCGGCTCGGCCAAGTAGTAGATTCATCAGCCAGACAACGGAGACTCTAGCCGAGCGGGGTACGGAGATTCCAGCGAGCGGTCACCCTGCTCGACCCCGCAACAAACGACACTAGAACAAGGAATCCTCAGTGAGCGTTCATCCCGTTTGGCTGAGCAACAGACACTAAGGGATATccttcaacatccttttgggagttattATCGTTGACAGACGGCATGGttagacagaagatcgtacggc is from Zingiber officinale cultivar Zhangliang chromosome 7B, Zo_v1.1, whole genome shotgun sequence and encodes:
- the LOC122004204 gene encoding chaperone protein dnaJ 20, chloroplastic-like; the protein is MAHQNSSKLHKSAFHFHLCNISSIAVSAASPACKKPTFFPVPCSTRRAPRFRVSASAATVGSSDPVTLYDLLSVSHTAGAQEIRAAYRRLALRWHPDACRSAGEERRYAERFMEAGEAFEVLSDPSRRRDYDLALSGDCWAAAFAAAPAFREGRARRREGGATAFGNWDAQLDGLRRRSAAAEAGGEETWGGRVRRAAGGAAKAAV